A single Sporosarcina sp. FSL W8-0480 DNA region contains:
- a CDS encoding MFS transporter, with translation MKNQRWLSISFLTFFFTWGIFLPYWTGWLTIEKGLSVPAASIIMGVGMIARSFSNFLVFPYLTARSSYIHVIKWTSILSLILLIFYIPDSPYIVLFIITVLFSAVYPIILPAVESGASVLMQKERVHYGKSRSFGSIGYTVALLVVGAATAIWNEQAILYLMIIGLLIAVVFFSRPGPIVLQRIPDRSSVQKTGVKALFATRGFLVVMVLGILLQGAHASYYNFGFIYLDDLNVNGFYIGIILNVAVLFEILFFTQADRLLSKVRISTMFLIAAIGSTVRWVLVFLVPTASMFIGTQMLHAASFGIAHYAFIQYISVKLPHSQIAAAQGFYAAFAMSLSTAILTFPAGFLYEVSPGTAFLGMTVCSVPAIIIVLTTRKKFAY, from the coding sequence ATGAAAAATCAAAGATGGCTTTCTATTAGCTTTTTGACATTTTTCTTTACTTGGGGCATTTTTCTTCCTTATTGGACTGGTTGGTTGACGATTGAAAAAGGTCTCTCTGTCCCTGCAGCAAGTATTATTATGGGCGTCGGAATGATTGCGCGTTCATTCTCGAACTTTCTTGTGTTCCCTTATTTGACGGCAAGAAGCTCGTATATCCATGTCATTAAATGGACTTCTATTCTATCGCTTATATTATTAATCTTTTATATCCCAGACTCGCCTTACATTGTATTATTCATCATCACTGTACTTTTCAGCGCAGTATATCCTATCATTCTACCTGCTGTTGAAAGTGGTGCTTCTGTCCTTATGCAAAAGGAACGCGTCCACTATGGCAAAAGCCGTTCATTCGGCTCAATTGGATATACAGTCGCACTTCTTGTCGTTGGAGCGGCGACAGCCATTTGGAATGAACAAGCCATCCTTTATCTGATGATCATCGGTCTCCTGATTGCTGTCGTTTTCTTTTCACGTCCAGGGCCTATTGTCTTACAAAGAATCCCTGATCGATCTTCCGTGCAAAAGACAGGGGTTAAGGCGTTATTCGCAACACGTGGCTTCCTTGTTGTAATGGTGTTAGGAATACTTTTGCAAGGAGCTCATGCCTCTTATTATAATTTCGGATTTATTTATCTTGATGACTTAAATGTCAACGGTTTCTATATCGGAATCATTTTGAATGTCGCAGTTTTGTTCGAAATCCTCTTTTTCACTCAAGCAGATCGTTTGCTATCAAAAGTTAGGATTTCGACGATGTTTCTTATCGCTGCTATCGGCTCAACTGTGCGTTGGGTGCTTGTATTCCTTGTTCCAACTGCGAGTATGTTTATCGGGACGCAGATGTTGCATGCCGCTTCTTTTGGAATTGCGCATTATGCGTTCATTCAATACATTTCGGTAAAGTTGCCTCATTCTCAGATTGCTGCAGCACAAGGGTTTTATGCAGCGTTCGCAATGAGTTTGAGTACGGCTATTCTGACGTTCCCTGCTGGATTTTTGTATGAAGTTTCACCGGGAACCGCGTTTTTAGGAATGACCGTCTGTTCTGTTCCTGCAATCATTATTGTGTTGACGACAAGAAAAAAGTTTGCTTATTAA